One Camelina sativa cultivar DH55 chromosome 3, Cs, whole genome shotgun sequence genomic window carries:
- the LOC109131277 gene encoding uncharacterized protein LOC109131277: MVTLKMEICIELVKLTVDFVAAIAESIEVAFRHHRPPPVIQYSSGVNGRRSNYTAVPIPLVGFL, from the coding sequence ATGGTGACTCTAAAAATGGAGATTTGCATCGAGTTGGTGAAATTGACCGTAGATTTCGTCGCAGCCATTGCAGAATCAATCGAAGTAGCTTTCCGCCACCACCGTCCTCCTCCGGTGATTCAATATTCTTCGGGGGTGAATGGTCGCCGGAGTAATTACACCGCCGTTCCCATTCCTCTCGTGGGGTTTCTGTAA